In Treponema denticola, one genomic interval encodes:
- the rsfS gene encoding ribosome silencing factor, whose amino-acid sequence MIENFDFYTPALELGKLLRDFKGEDVVVLDLRDKNIWTDFFVICTVTSAAHSGGLEKRVYEFLPEHNLEEYHTKRKSPDGDEWRLIDLGGIVVHLMSETARNFYSLEKIWFDSKNILED is encoded by the coding sequence ATGATAGAAAATTTTGACTTTTATACTCCAGCCTTGGAGCTTGGAAAATTATTGCGCGATTTTAAGGGCGAAGATGTTGTTGTTCTGGACTTACGGGATAAAAATATTTGGACGGATTTTTTTGTAATTTGTACCGTAACAAGTGCTGCTCATTCAGGCGGTTTGGAAAAAAGAGTGTACGAATTTTTACCTGAACACAATTTGGAAGAATATCATACCAAGCGTAAATCTCCTGACGGGGATGAGTGGAGGCTTATAGATTTGGGCGGTATTGTTGTGCATCTTATGAGTGAAACAGCCCGTAATTTTTACAGCCTTGAAAAAATTTGGTTTGATTCAAAAAATATTCTTGAAGACTAA
- the rpmA gene encoding 50S ribosomal protein L27, whose protein sequence is MARKKGGSGAKNGRDSNPKYLGVKVYGGTEVSAGSILVRQRGTSIHPGNNVGCGKDYTLFAKADGVVTYHERKGRKLASIEAK, encoded by the coding sequence ATGGCACGTAAAAAGGGCGGCAGCGGTGCAAAAAACGGAAGAGATTCCAATCCTAAATATTTGGGTGTTAAAGTTTACGGCGGAACAGAGGTATCGGCCGGTTCAATTTTGGTTCGCCAGAGAGGTACTTCAATCCATCCGGGGAACAATGTAGGCTGCGGAAAAGACTATACATTATTTGCAAAAGCTGACGGTGTAGTTACCTACCATGAAAGAAAGGGTAGAAAACTCGCATCTATCGAAGCAAAATAA
- the obgE gene encoding GTPase ObgE, whose amino-acid sequence MVKFADESKIRVSSGKGGNGCIAFRREKYVPMGGPSGGDGGRGGDLIFEIRRNMRTLVHLRHKRVYKAKNGGGGEGSQRFGKKGDDCVIPLPPGCVIKDPETGKTILDFGDAEEGRFVFLKGGNGGWGNCHFKTSTNQAPKTALPGQEGETREIIVELNIIADIGLVGFPNAGKSSLLDYFTNARPKIAPYPFTTKIPNLGVLRVDEERDVIIADIPGILEGASEGIGLGIRFLKHISRSAGLAFLIDLSDDNYLKAYGILCKELESYSKELAQKKRIIIATKLDLPDTKERFTELKNAIPDQEILGISLYNEWGLEEVKKAFIRLADEMQSTKPQKESLDPYEQNKNFMTAELDDVSYGETYDEEHFGATVSLSRKRKPKK is encoded by the coding sequence ATGGTAAAATTTGCAGATGAATCTAAAATAAGGGTTTCCTCAGGAAAGGGCGGCAACGGCTGTATTGCCTTTAGACGGGAAAAATATGTTCCTATGGGTGGTCCCTCAGGAGGGGACGGCGGCCGAGGCGGAGACCTTATCTTTGAAATACGCCGTAATATGAGAACTTTAGTTCATTTGAGACATAAAAGAGTGTACAAGGCAAAAAACGGCGGAGGAGGGGAAGGCTCTCAGCGCTTCGGTAAAAAAGGAGATGACTGCGTAATCCCTCTTCCTCCCGGCTGTGTAATAAAAGACCCTGAAACCGGCAAAACTATTTTGGACTTTGGAGATGCGGAAGAAGGCCGCTTTGTTTTTCTCAAAGGCGGAAACGGCGGTTGGGGAAACTGTCATTTTAAGACCTCCACCAATCAGGCTCCTAAAACTGCCCTTCCCGGACAAGAAGGGGAAACAAGGGAAATAATCGTAGAGCTTAACATAATAGCCGATATAGGCTTGGTAGGCTTCCCTAATGCGGGAAAATCCTCTCTTCTCGATTATTTTACAAATGCAAGGCCTAAAATCGCTCCTTATCCCTTTACCACCAAAATTCCGAACCTCGGAGTTTTGCGTGTAGACGAAGAAAGGGATGTCATCATTGCCGACATACCGGGAATCCTTGAAGGAGCTTCCGAGGGTATAGGACTCGGCATAAGATTTTTAAAGCACATATCCCGTTCGGCAGGTCTCGCCTTTTTAATAGACCTTTCAGACGATAATTATTTAAAGGCCTACGGTATTCTTTGTAAAGAACTGGAAAGCTATTCAAAAGAATTGGCCCAAAAGAAAAGAATAATAATTGCCACAAAATTGGATTTACCCGATACAAAAGAAAGATTTACGGAGCTTAAAAATGCAATCCCCGATCAGGAAATTTTAGGTATTTCGCTTTACAATGAATGGGGCTTGGAAGAGGTAAAAAAAGCCTTTATCCGCTTGGCCGATGAAATGCAAAGTACAAAACCTCAAAAAGAGAGTCTTGACCCTTATGAACAAAATAAAAATTTTATGACGGCGGAGCTGGATGATGTTTCTTATGGAGAAACATATGACGAGGAGCACTTTGGAGCAACGGTCAGCCTAAGCCGTAAAAGGAAACCGAAAAAATGA
- the map gene encoding type I methionyl aminopeptidase, which yields MIIIKTEEQINGIRKSCKALAQLFEELKPVIKPGISTKELDDFCVSYIKKIGGVPAWYSEGFPGAACISINEEVIHGIPGKRMVKDGDLVSMDIGIDLGGYISDSCVTYPVGNVSKENLKLLEVTTKCLYAGIEACKAGKRVSDISKAVFNLASAHNYGVVYDYCGHGVGLGVHEDPSIPNVPERMRPNPRLRAGMVVAIEPMINMGTADVEVKKDGWTVVTADRSVSCHMEHTVAIFEDHTEILSQL from the coding sequence ATGATTATAATTAAAACGGAAGAACAAATTAACGGCATCAGAAAATCCTGTAAGGCTCTTGCTCAACTCTTTGAAGAATTAAAACCCGTAATCAAGCCCGGAATTAGTACAAAAGAGCTGGATGATTTTTGTGTCAGCTACATAAAAAAAATCGGCGGCGTTCCCGCATGGTATTCCGAAGGATTTCCGGGGGCAGCCTGTATTTCGATAAACGAAGAGGTTATTCACGGCATTCCAGGTAAAAGAATGGTAAAAGATGGAGACCTTGTTTCGATGGATATAGGAATAGACCTAGGAGGATACATCAGCGATTCTTGTGTAACCTACCCTGTCGGCAATGTTTCAAAAGAAAACCTCAAACTTTTAGAGGTTACCACTAAGTGCCTTTATGCAGGGATTGAAGCATGTAAGGCAGGTAAAAGAGTTTCCGATATTTCAAAGGCGGTCTTTAATTTGGCCAGTGCCCACAATTACGGGGTCGTTTATGACTATTGCGGACACGGTGTAGGCCTCGGTGTACATGAAGACCCGAGTATTCCTAATGTGCCTGAAAGAATGAGGCCGAATCCCCGTCTAAGAGCCGGAATGGTAGTCGCAATAGAGCCTATGATTAACATGGGAACAGCCGATGTCGAGGTAAAGAAAGACGGCTGGACTGTCGTAACGGCCGACAGGTCGGTTTCATGTCATATGGAACACACGGTAGCCATCTTTGAAGACCACACCGAAATCTTATCGCAGTTATAG
- a CDS encoding chromate transporter produces MDKANRFKTYVSLFASFFKIGLVTFGGGLAMLPILKRDLVDSKGWLTEDEILDYFAIGQSTPGIIAVNVATFVGYKRAGVIGSIFSTSGIVFPSLIIITLIAAFVSNFNELVWVQKALKGINVAVSVLLVKAVFSFGKKTVFDLCTFFIAALSFILMFAFNVQGVWIVIGSALLGWIFQTIKSRRGLKENRREEF; encoded by the coding sequence ATGGACAAAGCAAATCGTTTTAAAACCTATGTCTCTCTTTTTGCAAGTTTTTTTAAGATAGGGCTTGTAACATTCGGCGGAGGCCTTGCCATGCTGCCTATCTTAAAAAGAGACTTGGTTGATTCTAAGGGTTGGCTTACCGAGGATGAGATTTTAGATTATTTTGCTATAGGGCAGAGTACACCCGGAATTATAGCTGTAAATGTCGCCACATTTGTCGGATACAAAAGGGCAGGGGTGATAGGTTCTATTTTTTCTACATCGGGAATCGTTTTTCCATCCCTAATAATCATTACCCTCATAGCCGCCTTTGTTTCAAATTTTAATGAGCTGGTTTGGGTACAAAAAGCTTTAAAGGGAATAAATGTTGCAGTTTCCGTATTATTGGTAAAAGCTGTTTTTTCGTTTGGAAAGAAAACGGTTTTTGATCTTTGTACATTTTTTATAGCAGCTCTTTCATTTATTCTAATGTTTGCTTTTAATGTGCAAGGAGTGTGGATCGTCATAGGTTCAGCCCTTTTAGGCTGGATTTTTCAAACCATCAAATCGAGGCGGGGTTTAAAAGAAAATAGGAGAGAAGAATTCTGA
- the nadD gene encoding nicotinate (nicotinamide) nucleotide adenylyltransferase, with protein MRLAILGGSFNPIHLGHLHLAISAYKEFSYDRIAIVPAYISPFKTFCKETQTSDRLKMISLAIADKPYMYCELYEIERQGISYTIDTINYLYKKFPDIEGKIGLIIGDDLKEKFSLWKNSDELIEKTDIIIGRRNEKEDLNSCLQKKDFPFKELNNDILNISSSMIRESILKGEDFSSLVSKEVYAYIKENGLYKKIKDEFH; from the coding sequence ATGAGGCTGGCAATTTTAGGTGGTTCTTTTAATCCTATCCATTTGGGACACTTGCATTTAGCTATTTCCGCTTATAAAGAATTTTCCTATGATAGGATTGCTATAGTTCCGGCCTATATATCTCCTTTTAAAACTTTTTGCAAGGAGACTCAAACTTCAGATAGGCTTAAGATGATCTCTCTTGCAATTGCAGATAAGCCTTACATGTACTGCGAACTCTACGAGATTGAAAGGCAGGGTATTTCTTACACGATAGATACGATAAATTATCTTTATAAAAAATTTCCAGATATCGAAGGAAAAATAGGCCTAATTATAGGGGATGATTTAAAAGAAAAATTTTCCTTATGGAAGAATTCGGATGAGCTTATAGAGAAAACCGATATTATAATCGGCAGAAGAAATGAAAAAGAAGATTTAAATAGCTGTTTACAAAAAAAAGACTTCCCATTTAAAGAGTTAAACAATGATATTTTAAATATTTCTTCCAGCATGATAAGGGAATCGATCTTAAAGGGAGAAGATTTTTCTTCTCTTGTTTCAAAAGAAGTTTATGCTTATATTAAAGAAAATGGACTATATAAAAAGATTAAGGATGAGTTTCATTAA
- the yqeK gene encoding bis(5'-nucleosyl)-tetraphosphatase (symmetrical) YqeK — protein sequence MSITDIASKIKEIDSYAKTVLNGSRYSHSLRVADYANILAKEYNSEAVLPELAYFTGLAHDICKKCSDEELVKLVEADGLGIDEVEKTRLNLLHGRAAAAVLRKKFGINDESVLKAVAFHTFGYEGIDALGKIIYIADKIEPGRPDTENFRDMVKSSSLNELMLAVLDWNLAYIKKKGASIHPETKKMYEQIQKELKK from the coding sequence ATGAGTATTACAGATATTGCATCAAAAATAAAGGAAATAGACTCTTACGCAAAAACTGTTCTAAATGGTTCAAGATATTCTCATTCTCTTCGTGTTGCAGATTATGCCAACATTCTTGCAAAAGAATATAATAGCGAAGCCGTTTTACCTGAACTTGCCTATTTTACAGGTCTTGCCCATGATATCTGTAAAAAATGTTCCGATGAAGAGTTGGTAAAACTTGTAGAAGCTGACGGGCTTGGAATAGATGAGGTTGAAAAAACCCGCTTAAATCTATTACATGGGAGGGCTGCTGCTGCGGTCTTACGAAAAAAATTCGGCATCAATGATGAGTCTGTTTTAAAAGCTGTTGCATTTCACACATTCGGTTATGAAGGAATAGATGCCTTGGGGAAAATAATTTATATAGCCGATAAGATAGAACCGGGCCGTCCCGATACCGAAAACTTTAGGGATATGGTAAAATCTTCTTCTCTTAATGAGTTGATGCTTGCAGTCTTGGATTGGAACCTTGCCTATATCAAAAAAAAGGGAGCAAGTATTCATCCGGAAACAAAAAAAATGTATGAACAAATACAAAAGGAGCTTAAAAAATGA
- a CDS encoding chromate transporter — protein sequence MSLIGLFFLFMYIGLCTIGGGLVAITLMQQELIPRGLISSEDFFAMVAISESTPGPMGINMATYIGYELYGVLGSVVLTTGIVLPSLVVIVLIARFASAFQEKPLVKKRFYGLRAGSVGMIAVACWQVINISVLNLPVFRVSGKITDIVHIKQFAFFWLLFFVSIFFKKLHPIVLVAAGALFGILFL from the coding sequence ATGAGCTTGATTGGTTTGTTTTTTTTGTTTATGTACATAGGACTTTGCACTATAGGGGGAGGTCTTGTTGCTATAACCCTCATGCAGCAAGAACTGATTCCCCGCGGGCTCATAAGTTCCGAAGATTTTTTTGCAATGGTAGCCATTTCGGAATCTACGCCTGGACCTATGGGGATTAATATGGCAACCTATATCGGCTATGAGCTTTACGGCGTGTTAGGAAGTGTTGTTTTAACTACAGGTATTGTTCTTCCTTCACTGGTAGTTATAGTTTTGATAGCCCGCTTTGCCTCAGCCTTCCAAGAAAAGCCCTTGGTAAAAAAAAGGTTTTACGGTTTAAGGGCAGGGTCCGTAGGTATGATTGCAGTTGCCTGCTGGCAGGTCATAAATATTTCCGTTTTAAATTTACCTGTCTTTAGAGTAAGCGGTAAAATAACGGACATTGTGCATATAAAACAGTTTGCATTTTTTTGGCTCCTATTTTTTGTAAGTATCTTTTTTAAAAAGCTTCATCCGATAGTTTTGGTTGCAGCCGGTGCTCTATTCGGTATTTTGTTTTTATAA
- a CDS encoding DnaJ domain-containing protein: MMKKDDNYALLGISSEASVAEIKTAFRKKAKLHHPDLTQHKTGEEKEKSESAMRLLLNAYQNILKEKTDSENPFDYFDFFSKKNAAESFDYRLWLLKKTDYESRAKLIFFDLFHGLEQSAVEEYNKRRSEAGGFYLSKYFNREDFMDCGFVLAEELYFRGEYYESFLLLEEIFYLEKQKPYFKHFFPEVTDLIKSIIIDKLHRYVEDEVALDCYEAALELDFKKIDRANIFKRMSEIYYRFGDTYKASQYVNEAMKLSPKLRGIKIIQNQLENHYDYN, encoded by the coding sequence ATGATGAAAAAAGACGATAACTATGCTCTTTTAGGTATATCCTCTGAGGCCTCGGTTGCCGAGATAAAGACGGCTTTTAGAAAAAAAGCTAAGCTGCACCATCCGGATTTAACTCAGCACAAAACGGGAGAAGAAAAAGAAAAATCCGAGTCGGCTATGAGGCTTCTTTTAAATGCTTACCAAAACATCTTAAAAGAAAAAACGGACAGTGAAAACCCATTTGATTATTTCGATTTTTTTTCAAAGAAAAATGCAGCCGAAAGTTTTGATTATCGGCTATGGCTTTTAAAAAAAACGGACTACGAAAGCCGTGCTAAGCTCATCTTCTTCGATCTTTTTCATGGATTGGAACAATCCGCCGTAGAAGAATACAATAAAAGAAGAAGCGAGGCGGGAGGCTTCTACCTTTCAAAGTATTTTAATAGAGAAGATTTTATGGACTGCGGATTTGTACTTGCAGAAGAGCTTTATTTCCGAGGAGAGTATTATGAGTCTTTTTTACTTTTAGAAGAGATCTTCTATTTGGAAAAACAAAAGCCGTACTTTAAACATTTTTTTCCCGAAGTTACCGACTTGATAAAATCCATAATAATCGATAAACTGCATAGGTATGTTGAAGACGAAGTTGCCCTAGACTGCTATGAAGCCGCTTTGGAATTGGATTTTAAAAAGATAGATAGGGCTAACATTTTTAAGCGTATGTCCGAAATATATTATAGGTTTGGCGACACATATAAAGCTTCACAATACGTCAATGAGGCAATGAAGCTTAGTCCAAAATTAAGAGGAATTAAAATTATTCAAAATCAACTGGAGAATCATTATGATTATAATTAA
- a CDS encoding LCP family protein → MKIKLMDTGKNILFLLVILIVLITSFVLVLLKMQRDTVQDYISSDKILKVLLVIEDNGVPISTSILAYYPETKRAAMFDIPSNIGLIIQSLNRTDGIGAVYTEKGISSFKSEVEKLAGISVPFYLTCNLENFSMLTDMLGGLSVFIPAPVDINTEHGKILLPSGSVSLDGDKIRDFLVYEDELDADGEAASRKQKAVLALFRAISDNSPEIFSKDRFSVLSNNFKSNVAGSDLKKLLESISKMDSERLVPQRLTGAVRIIEDKRLLIPFREGQQIKEIIRQTIAVLASDDSSALERVYALEILNGTDIQGLAKSTSELYQSFAYDVVSIGNSESLVSETVLIDRIGNPAVAQIVAKVIRCKNIQTTQLPSGGDFGSETNVDFTLILGSDFNGFFVVEKKDNKKDNTDNDKDKN, encoded by the coding sequence ATGAAAATAAAACTCATGGATACCGGAAAAAATATTTTATTCCTCTTAGTAATTCTCATTGTTTTAATTACTTCCTTTGTTTTAGTCCTTTTAAAAATGCAAAGAGATACCGTACAAGATTATATTTCATCCGATAAAATCTTAAAAGTTCTTTTAGTTATTGAGGATAATGGGGTTCCGATTTCTACGAGTATATTAGCCTATTACCCTGAAACAAAGAGGGCTGCGATGTTCGACATTCCTTCAAATATAGGTTTGATTATTCAATCTTTAAACCGTACCGACGGAATAGGGGCTGTGTATACCGAAAAAGGTATATCAAGCTTTAAAAGTGAAGTTGAAAAACTTGCAGGTATTTCCGTACCTTTTTATCTGACATGCAATCTTGAGAACTTTTCTATGCTTACCGATATGCTTGGGGGGCTGTCGGTTTTTATTCCGGCTCCAGTTGATATCAATACCGAGCACGGAAAAATATTGTTACCCTCAGGTTCGGTTTCTCTTGACGGAGATAAAATAAGAGACTTCCTTGTTTATGAAGATGAGTTGGATGCCGATGGTGAAGCGGCCTCAAGAAAGCAAAAAGCCGTTCTGGCTCTTTTTAGGGCTATAAGCGATAATTCACCTGAGATTTTTTCCAAAGATAGATTTTCGGTTTTAAGCAATAATTTTAAATCGAATGTTGCCGGTTCCGATTTAAAAAAATTACTTGAATCTATAAGTAAAATGGACTCTGAGCGTTTAGTGCCGCAGAGGCTTACAGGAGCTGTAAGAATTATCGAAGATAAGCGTCTTTTAATTCCGTTTAGGGAGGGGCAACAGATAAAAGAAATTATCCGCCAAACAATTGCGGTATTGGCTTCCGATGATTCTTCAGCCCTTGAGCGGGTTTATGCCTTGGAAATTTTAAACGGGACCGATATTCAGGGGCTTGCAAAAAGCACCTCTGAGCTTTACCAAAGCTTTGCCTACGATGTTGTGAGTATAGGAAATTCGGAAAGCCTTGTAAGTGAAACAGTTCTTATTGACCGAATCGGAAACCCTGCCGTAGCTCAGATTGTAGCAAAGGTTATAAGATGTAAAAATATTCAAACAACCCAACTTCCTTCCGGCGGAGATTTCGGAAGTGAAACAAATGTAGACTTTACTTTGATTTTGGGCTCGGATTTTAACGGTTTTTTTGTTGTAGAAAAGAAAGACAACAAAAAAGATAATACTGATAATGATAAGGATAAAAACTAA